In Aegilops tauschii subsp. strangulata cultivar AL8/78 chromosome 3, Aet v6.0, whole genome shotgun sequence, one genomic interval encodes:
- the LOC109737206 gene encoding triphosphate tunnel metalloenzyme 3-like, producing the protein MEVEIKLRLPDAAAHRRLSSFLAPRLLRTDAPARPLAAATAAQRDVRLYGTDDRDPSCAVLMLKHRPRIDAGVSRVEEVMEPLDPALALTCVDNPARLGAVDSPIVRLVSDEYGVGGDKAPFVCLGGFRNTRGVYELEEGEGQGLVLELDETHFDFGTNYELECETAEPDQAKEVLERLLTVAGVPYEYSRSNKFACFMAGKLLP; encoded by the coding sequence ATGGAGGTCGAGATCAAGCTCCGTCTCCCCGACGCGGCTGCACACCGgcgcctctcctccttcctcGCGCCCCGCCTGCTCCGCACCGACGCCCCAGCGcggcccctcgccgccgccaccgccgcccagcGGGACGTCCGCCTCTACGGCACCGACGACCGCGACCCCTCCTGCGCCGTCCTCATGCTCAAGCACCGCCCGCGCATCGACGCCGGCGTCAGCCGCGTTGAGGAGGTCATGGAGCCCCTCGACCCCGCCCTCGCCCTCACCTGCGTCGACAACCCCGCCCGTCTCGGCGCGGTCGACTCCCCCATCGTCCGGCTCGTCTCCGACGAGTACGGCGTCGGCGGGGACAAAGCGCCGTTCGTCTGCCTCGGCGGCTTCCGGAACACCCGCGGTGTGTATGAGCTCGAGGAGGGCGAGGGGCAGGGGCTCGTGCTAGAGCTCGACGAGACACACTTCGATTTCGGCACAAACTACGAGCTGGAGTGCGAGACCGCGGAGCCCGACCAGGCCAAGGAGGTCCTGGAGCGGCTGCTCACCGTGGCTGGGGTGCCGTATGAGTACTCCCGGAGCAATAAGTTCGCGTGCTTCATGGCCGGGAAGCTGCTTCCGTGA